From Echinicola jeungdonensis, the proteins below share one genomic window:
- a CDS encoding glutamate-5-semialdehyde dehydrogenase, translating into MELLDTAVKNRVLESMMKIIDKKRDKILEANKADLDAFQKDDQALYDRLVVDQSKIDGMIQAVREVMEQEDPVGKVISKRSLPNGLEIVNQTAPFGTIMIIYESRPDVTIEAAVLAFKANSKILLKGGKEAINSNKVLVECWHEALEENGLSKDWIELFTLNREETQAFLKNPSEKLDLIVPRGGERLIAFVKEHAQCAVLVSGRGNNFAYVADDADWELAKKVMVNAKTQKISGCNALDKILVDQSIPDFEGKLKDLAETLKSHKVEIVAEKEVLPLLNGASEIPSEDTWYEEFLALKALVGQVKGLDEAISKINKYSGGHSSTILTKDKEKAAKFMEQVDSAAVYHNASTRFTDGGQMGVGAELAISTDKLHHRGPLGLEQLVTNKYYVFGSGQIRE; encoded by the coding sequence ATGGAATTATTAGATACAGCAGTAAAAAATCGCGTTTTGGAATCGATGATGAAAATCATCGACAAAAAGCGGGATAAGATTTTGGAAGCCAATAAGGCTGACTTGGATGCTTTCCAGAAGGATGACCAGGCTCTTTATGACCGGCTTGTTGTGGATCAATCTAAAATTGATGGGATGATCCAGGCCGTTCGTGAGGTAATGGAACAAGAAGATCCTGTTGGGAAGGTGATTTCCAAAAGGTCACTGCCCAATGGTTTGGAAATTGTCAACCAGACGGCTCCCTTTGGGACCATCATGATTATTTATGAATCCCGTCCGGATGTGACCATCGAAGCTGCCGTGCTTGCTTTCAAAGCCAATAGTAAAATTTTGCTTAAAGGCGGTAAAGAAGCCATCAACAGTAATAAGGTCTTGGTGGAATGCTGGCATGAAGCCCTTGAGGAAAATGGTTTGAGCAAGGATTGGATCGAACTGTTTACCCTTAACAGGGAAGAAACTCAGGCATTCTTGAAAAATCCATCTGAAAAACTGGATTTGATCGTTCCCCGTGGAGGTGAAAGATTAATTGCCTTCGTTAAGGAACATGCTCAATGTGCGGTATTGGTCAGCGGTAGAGGTAACAACTTTGCCTATGTAGCTGATGATGCCGATTGGGAATTGGCCAAAAAAGTAATGGTCAATGCCAAGACCCAAAAAATCAGTGGTTGCAATGCTTTGGATAAAATTTTGGTAGATCAATCTATCCCTGATTTTGAGGGGAAATTGAAGGATTTGGCCGAAACTTTGAAATCCCACAAAGTTGAAATTGTGGCTGAAAAAGAGGTCCTTCCTTTACTGAATGGTGCTTCTGAAATCCCTTCTGAAGATACCTGGTATGAGGAATTTTTGGCACTAAAAGCGCTTGTCGGACAAGTGAAGGGCTTGGATGAAGCCATCAGCAAAATCAATAAATACAGCGGTGGACACTCCAGTACCATCTTGACCAAGGACAAGGAGAAAGCAGCCAAGTTTATGGAGCAAGTGGACAGTGCTGCTGTTTACCATAATGCTTCCACCCGTTTTACCGATGGTGGACAAATGGGCGTAGGTGCTGAATTGGCCATTAGTACTGACAAGTTGCACCACCGAGGTCCATTAGGACTGGAACAATTGGTGACCAATAAATACTATGTATTTGGCTCCGGCCAAATCCGCGAATAA
- the proB gene encoding glutamate 5-kinase — translation MEEPKRIVIKVGTNVMTNKDNRIVNTVLRKLVDQIATLYERDIMSVLVSSGSVIAGKEVLSNGVDIEDKIIRRQVFSAVGQPRMMRHYYNIFQDYGMRCAQVLATKRDFDPGKHRENMINCYEGLLSEGIIPIANEDDAVSLSMSTFTDNDELASLVAELINADMLILLTDTEGLYTGHPDDEDSEMIKHVTADQKVEHFITESGKGEAEGRGGMKSKLGVAKDAARKNISTFIANGKRENVIVDIVDGIEVGTRITAEDEN, via the coding sequence ATGGAAGAACCTAAAAGGATAGTAATTAAGGTAGGGACCAATGTGATGACCAATAAGGACAATCGCATTGTCAATACCGTACTAAGAAAATTGGTTGACCAGATAGCCACCCTTTATGAGCGGGACATTATGTCTGTGCTTGTATCTTCGGGTTCAGTAATTGCCGGAAAGGAAGTGCTGAGCAATGGGGTGGATATTGAAGATAAAATTATCAGAAGGCAGGTGTTCTCTGCTGTTGGTCAGCCAAGAATGATGCGCCATTATTATAATATTTTCCAGGATTATGGGATGCGTTGTGCCCAGGTATTGGCTACCAAGAGGGACTTCGACCCAGGTAAACACCGGGAAAATATGATCAATTGTTATGAAGGCCTGCTTTCGGAGGGAATCATTCCAATTGCCAATGAGGATGATGCAGTATCCCTTTCCATGTCCACCTTTACCGATAATGATGAATTGGCCAGCTTGGTTGCCGAGCTGATCAATGCCGATATGTTGATCTTGCTGACAGATACGGAAGGCTTATACACTGGACACCCGGATGATGAAGACAGTGAAATGATCAAGCATGTTACCGCAGATCAAAAAGTGGAACATTTTATTACAGAATCCGGAAAAGGTGAAGCAGAGGGTCGTGGAGGCATGAAATCCAAATTGGGAGTTGCCAAAGATGCGGCCAGAAAAAATATTTCCACTTTCATTGCCAATGGAAAAAGGGAAAATGTGATCGTTGATATTGTAGATGGCATAGAAGTAGGGACAAGGATCACAGCAGAGGATGAAAATTAA
- the proC gene encoding pyrroline-5-carboxylate reductase, which translates to MKVLVIGGGNMGLTYAEAIAKSRFLKDRDLLILDASKEKTEELRKKSHFAVYESLNDCVPIADVIFIAVKPYHAQALMEDLKPLVSEGQIFISLMAGVTIQALKNGLGRNKVVRAMPNLPAQVGKGLTSFTASDEVSRLELSTVENLLDTTGRSVRLDTENDVDASTGISGSGPAYIFYFMQSMLEAARKMGFSEHDSKVLVEQTFAGAVELFASSDLDPEAWMNRVASKGGTTRAALDSMEDNNVKALIQEAAYAAFNRAVELGKEYSDSDA; encoded by the coding sequence ATGAAAGTTCTCGTAATCGGTGGAGGAAACATGGGCTTGACCTATGCTGAAGCCATTGCTAAATCTAGATTTCTTAAAGACCGTGATTTATTGATCCTAGATGCTTCCAAGGAAAAAACGGAAGAATTAAGGAAAAAAAGTCATTTTGCGGTTTATGAATCGCTTAATGATTGTGTTCCTATAGCAGATGTGATTTTTATTGCGGTTAAGCCTTATCATGCTCAGGCACTCATGGAAGACTTGAAGCCATTGGTAAGTGAAGGGCAGATTTTTATTTCTTTGATGGCGGGTGTGACCATCCAAGCCCTCAAAAACGGATTGGGAAGAAATAAAGTAGTAAGAGCCATGCCTAACTTGCCAGCACAAGTTGGTAAAGGTTTGACTTCCTTTACTGCTTCGGATGAAGTTTCCCGTTTGGAACTTTCCACAGTTGAAAATCTGCTTGATACTACCGGCCGTTCTGTAAGGTTGGATACTGAAAATGATGTGGATGCCTCTACTGGTATTTCAGGTAGTGGCCCGGCTTACATTTTCTATTTTATGCAATCCATGTTGGAGGCTGCCCGTAAAATGGGATTCTCAGAACATGATTCTAAAGTATTGGTAGAGCAGACCTTTGCTGGAGCAGTGGAATTATTTGCCTCTTCAGACTTGGATCCAGAAGCGTGGATGAACAGAGTAGCTTCTAAAGGTGGTACCACCAGAGCTGCATTGGACTCCATGGAAGATAATAATGTGAAAGCCTTGATTCAGGAGGCGGCCTATGCAGCATTTAACAGGGCCGTTGAATTAGGTAAGGAATATAGTGATAGTGATGCCTAA